One genomic region from Lachnospiraceae bacterium encodes:
- a CDS encoding alpha-galactosidase produces MIDIDKQHQIFHLSSPAFSYVLKVQDGQLFNLYWGAPLAHADLAYLLDGFSGGASFELLTQRLPHELPSAGAGWYGEAALQAENMAGDNLTRLQYQDYQLLTEKPALPGLPHVHQAGAETLLLFLRDPLTGLEAQLSYSIVGEGLARSMRLTNHGAQPLRLTHMASAAAVVYGHDLEVIHLRGAHARERQLVRTPLGEAAYRIESQRGASGHEENPFLAAAAPEATEHSGSVWSMNLIYSGSFAASCQVGDSQNTTMMIGLNPAAHRWLLASGESFQTPEALLVYSQHGLNGMSHIYHHIYRHCLCKSPWNDRVRPILINNWEATYFNFDEDKILQIAQTAAELGIELFVLDDGWFGARDDDHRSLGDWYVNTRKLPHGLSGIAEKVNALGLQFGLWFEPEMISPDSDLYRAHPDWCLHVPGRVRTEARHQLILDLTRPDVQDFIIKMLKDTLSSAPISYVKWDMNRNMTEAFSSYLPAERQMETQHRYMLGLYHILEEITSAFPEILFESCSGGGGRFDAGMLYYMPQTWTSDNTDAIERLKIQYGTSLVYPAAAMGAHISASPNHQVGRLTSMQMRGDVALGGNFGFELDLSRLSEEDLATAKAFVQKVKALRAITQNGEFTRLISPFGSSNYAAWQFLQGDQLLLCCYRKLSEPNPCPPRVFLRGLDAAAYYTDEAGHTYSGSALMQAGLPLTFFPRRDFVSYVTLFTKKG; encoded by the coding sequence ATGATTGATATTGATAAACAGCATCAGATTTTTCATTTGTCCAGCCCGGCCTTCAGCTATGTGCTCAAGGTGCAGGATGGTCAGCTATTTAACCTATACTGGGGGGCTCCGCTTGCGCATGCGGATCTTGCTTATCTGCTGGATGGCTTTTCCGGCGGCGCGTCTTTTGAGCTGCTGACGCAGCGGCTTCCTCATGAGCTTCCCTCGGCCGGAGCCGGTTGGTACGGCGAGGCAGCGCTGCAGGCTGAAAATATGGCCGGCGATAACCTCACCCGCCTGCAGTACCAGGACTACCAGCTTCTTACTGAAAAGCCAGCGCTGCCCGGGCTACCCCATGTGCATCAGGCCGGCGCAGAGACGCTGCTGCTTTTCCTGCGCGATCCGCTTACCGGTCTGGAGGCCCAGCTTTCGTACAGCATCGTGGGCGAGGGGCTGGCGCGCAGCATGCGGCTTACCAACCACGGCGCGCAGCCGCTGCGGCTTACGCATATGGCCTCTGCCGCTGCCGTGGTTTACGGACATGATTTAGAGGTGATCCATCTACGCGGCGCACATGCGCGTGAGCGGCAGCTTGTCAGGACGCCCTTAGGAGAGGCTGCCTACCGCATCGAGAGCCAGCGCGGCGCTTCCGGCCATGAGGAAAATCCGTTTTTGGCCGCTGCCGCGCCTGAAGCCACTGAGCACAGCGGCAGCGTATGGTCGATGAACCTGATTTACAGCGGCAGCTTTGCGGCCAGCTGCCAGGTGGGCGACAGCCAGAATACAACCATGATGATCGGGCTGAATCCAGCCGCGCACCGCTGGCTGCTTGCAAGCGGCGAAAGCTTTCAGACGCCGGAGGCTCTTCTCGTCTATTCGCAGCATGGCCTAAACGGCATGTCCCATATCTACCACCACATCTACCGTCACTGCCTCTGCAAAAGCCCCTGGAACGACCGTGTACGCCCGATCCTCATCAATAACTGGGAGGCCACCTATTTTAACTTTGATGAAGACAAGATCCTGCAAATCGCCCAGACAGCCGCTGAGCTCGGTATCGAGCTCTTCGTCCTCGACGACGGCTGGTTCGGTGCACGCGACGACGATCACCGCTCGCTCGGCGATTGGTACGTCAATACCCGCAAGCTGCCGCATGGCCTTAGCGGGATCGCCGAAAAGGTAAACGCACTGGGGCTGCAGTTCGGCCTTTGGTTCGAGCCCGAGATGATCTCGCCCGACAGCGACCTCTACCGCGCGCATCCCGACTGGTGCCTGCACGTTCCCGGCCGCGTGCGCACCGAAGCCCGCCATCAGCTCATTCTGGACCTCACGCGTCCCGATGTTCAGGATTTCATCATTAAAATGCTGAAGGACACCCTCAGCAGCGCTCCCATTTCCTACGTGAAGTGGGATATGAACCGCAACATGACCGAAGCCTTTTCCTCCTATCTGCCCGCAGAGCGGCAAATGGAGACGCAGCACCGCTATATGCTCGGCTTATATCATATTTTGGAGGAAATCACCTCTGCTTTTCCAGAAATTCTGTTTGAGAGCTGCTCCGGCGGCGGCGGACGCTTCGATGCCGGCATGCTCTATTACATGCCGCAGACCTGGACCAGCGACAATACCGATGCGATCGAACGCCTCAAGATCCAGTACGGCACCTCTCTTGTCTATCCGGCCGCGGCCATGGGGGCGCATATCAGCGCCAGCCCTAACCATCAGGTAGGACGCCTGACCAGCATGCAGATGCGCGGCGATGTGGCGCTGGGCGGCAACTTTGGCTTTGAGCTTGATCTGAGCCGGCTTTCGGAAGAGGATCTGGCCACCGCCAAGGCCTTTGTGCAAAAAGTAAAGGCTCTGCGAGCCATTACACAAAACGGCGAGTTTACACGGCTCATTTCTCCGTTTGGTTCCTCCAATTATGCCGCATGGCAGTTTTTACAGGGTGACCAGCTGCTTCTTTGCTGCTACCGCAAGCTAAGTGAACCCAATCCCTGTCCTCCCCGCGTATTTCTGCGCGGCCTAGACGCAGCGGCCTATTATACCGATGAAGCGGGCCATACCTACAGCGGCAGCGCCTTAATGCAGGCCGGCCTTCCGCTGACCTTCTTCCCCCGCCGCGACTTTGTCAGCTATGTAACGCTTTTTACTAAGAAAGGATGA
- a CDS encoding DUF3783 domain-containing protein, with the protein MILLYQIENTPCWPALQAALSIHKLPYRHIAPAEYSMPLQQLSLALPPAAASSAAAPAPLDEPMMIFCGLSSEQVSLFLDLMRRLEITQIGLKAMLTPTNQSWTSLQLYQELKSERAAFQNR; encoded by the coding sequence ATGATCCTACTGTATCAGATTGAAAACACCCCCTGCTGGCCTGCTCTGCAGGCCGCTCTGTCCATCCACAAGCTGCCCTATCGCCACATTGCCCCCGCGGAATATAGCATGCCCCTGCAGCAGCTGTCGCTCGCTTTGCCGCCCGCGGCGGCGTCTTCTGCAGCGGCGCCTGCGCCTCTGGACGAGCCGATGATGATCTTTTGCGGGCTGAGCAGCGAGCAGGTCAGCCTTTTTCTGGACCTCATGCGCCGCCTGGAGATCACCCAGATTGGCCTTAAGGCCATGCTCACGCCTACCAATCAGTCATGGACCTCGCTGCAGCTTTATCAGGAGCTAAAAAGCGAGCGGGCGGCCTTTCAAAACCGTTGA
- a CDS encoding transcription repressor NadR, producing the protein MDAAQRRERIIAMLDESDRPISGSEFAKRLGVSRQVVVQDMALLRAANRNILSTNKGYIHFNPGLKKQQKRRCIKVCHHTAQIKDELYTIVDAGARVLDVMVEHSIYGSISVDLLIENRQDTDEFVKKIETGDTRPLKELTDNVHYHTIEAASEAVLDLAVSNLRKKGYLMEGEDSTNE; encoded by the coding sequence ATGGATGCAGCGCAGAGGCGCGAAAGGATTATTGCCATGCTGGATGAAAGTGACCGGCCGATTTCCGGCAGCGAGTTTGCAAAGCGTCTGGGTGTGAGCCGACAGGTGGTTGTACAGGATATGGCGCTTTTGCGGGCCGCGAACCGCAATATTTTATCCACAAATAAAGGATACATACATTTTAATCCTGGATTAAAGAAGCAGCAGAAGCGGCGCTGCATTAAGGTATGCCATCATACGGCGCAGATCAAAGACGAGCTGTATACGATTGTAGATGCAGGAGCCAGAGTGCTGGATGTGATGGTCGAGCATTCCATCTATGGCTCCATCAGTGTGGATCTGCTGATTGAGAACCGGCAGGATACTGATGAATTTGTTAAAAAGATTGAAACCGGAGATACGCGTCCGCTGAAGGAGCTTACCGATAATGTACATTATCATACGATTGAGGCAGCTTCAGAGGCAGTGCTGGATCTGGCGGTTTCTAATCTAAGGAAAAAAGGGTACTTAATGGAAGGGGAAGACAGTACAAATGAGTAG
- a CDS encoding PTS sugar transporter subunit IIC, whose protein sequence is MSSFKSFLERKDIVFSAKRYGIDALGAMAQGLFASLLIGTILSTLGQQLGIEILEQIGGFASSVKGAAMAISIGYALHCPPLVLFSLAAVGYAADTLGGAGGPLAVLVMAIISAELGKAVSKETKVDILVTPIVTICSGALLSIWCAPAIGAAASSVGKAIMWATELQPFFMGILVSVIVGIALTLPISSAAICAALSLTGLAGGAAVAGCCAQMVGFAVMSFKENRWGGLVAQGLGTSMLQMGNIVKNPRIWIPPTLAAAITGPLATCVFKMQMNGAAVSSGMGTCGLVGQIGVYTGWVNDGIAIGAFEWLSLILISFVLPAVLTWLIALPMRKKGWIKENDLKLDL, encoded by the coding sequence ATGAGTAGTTTTAAAAGTTTTTTAGAGCGGAAAGACATTGTTTTTTCCGCTAAGCGGTATGGAATTGACGCCTTGGGCGCTATGGCGCAGGGGCTGTTTGCCTCGCTTTTGATCGGCACCATTTTGAGCACGCTGGGGCAGCAGCTGGGCATTGAGATACTGGAGCAGATTGGCGGCTTTGCTTCTTCTGTAAAAGGAGCGGCGATGGCTATTTCCATCGGCTATGCGCTGCATTGTCCGCCGCTGGTGCTGTTCTCGCTGGCTGCGGTCGGCTATGCCGCCGACACGCTGGGCGGCGCGGGCGGTCCGTTGGCTGTGCTGGTGATGGCGATCATTTCGGCAGAGCTTGGAAAGGCTGTGAGCAAAGAGACCAAGGTCGATATTTTGGTGACGCCGATTGTAACGATCTGCAGCGGTGCGCTGCTTTCCATCTGGTGCGCTCCGGCAATCGGCGCGGCGGCAAGCTCAGTGGGAAAAGCGATTATGTGGGCCACAGAGCTGCAGCCATTCTTTATGGGTATTTTGGTTTCGGTGATTGTGGGTATTGCGCTGACGCTGCCCATCAGCAGCGCCGCGATCTGTGCCGCGCTTTCCCTCACCGGGTTGGCCGGCGGCGCGGCAGTAGCCGGCTGCTGTGCGCAGATGGTGGGCTTTGCTGTGATGAGCTTTAAAGAAAACCGCTGGGGCGGTCTGGTGGCGCAGGGACTTGGCACCAGCATGCTGCAGATGGGCAATATTGTAAAGAATCCGAGGATCTGGATCCCGCCGACGCTGGCAGCTGCCATCACAGGGCCGCTGGCCACCTGCGTGTTTAAAATGCAGATGAATGGAGCTGCTGTCTCCTCTGGTATGGGGACCTGCGGTCTGGTGGGTCAGATCGGCGTTTACACCGGCTGGGTGAACGATGGCATCGCCATTGGCGCATTCGAGTGGCTCTCTCTGATTTTGATTTCCTTTGTACTGCCGGCTGTGCTGACGTGGCTGATTGCGCTGCCGATGCGCAAAAAAGGCTGGATCAAGGAAAATGATTTGAAGCTGGATTTATAA
- a CDS encoding GNAT family N-acetyltransferase, which produces MIYYQDQDILVRDLQPEDAQIITDEEIAQGWDADIEKYRMRLRHQAEGKSVALVAEYRGHVAGYINVYPNSEWGSFAYKGYPEIVDFGVLEKYRRRGVGSKLMDVAEQAAAAYSDTVYLGVGLHSGYGSAQRLYVKRGYIPDGTGVWYLEEVCEPYADCKNDDDLVLYLSKKLRA; this is translated from the coding sequence ATGATTTATTATCAAGATCAGGACATTCTGGTACGCGATCTGCAGCCGGAGGATGCGCAGATCATCACCGACGAGGAAATTGCGCAGGGCTGGGATGCCGACATTGAAAAATACCGCATGCGCCTTCGCCATCAGGCGGAAGGGAAATCGGTCGCGCTGGTGGCGGAATACCGCGGCCACGTGGCTGGCTACATCAACGTATATCCCAACTCCGAATGGGGCTCTTTTGCCTATAAGGGATATCCGGAAATCGTGGATTTTGGCGTATTAGAAAAGTACCGCCGCAGAGGCGTCGGCAGCAAGCTGATGGACGTCGCCGAGCAGGCCGCCGCTGCCTATAGCGACACGGTCTACTTGGGCGTGGGCCTGCACAGCGGCTACGGAAGCGCCCAGCGCCTGTATGTAAAGCGCGGCTATATTCCGGACGGCACCGGCGTATGGTACCTCGAAGAGGTATGCGAGCCCTATGCAGATTGCAAAAACGATGATGATCTGGTGCTGTACCTGTCCAAAAAGCTGCGCGCATAG
- a CDS encoding acyltransferase: MIEQKVWLCQFTKEENQVKEQVRLALIQFESKLGSPAENRKRAEEMIRTAAKKGAELICLPELFSTGYNLDIIGRDIAQLAEPLSGPTIIRMQELAQELGIFIVAPIALQLTEGRPFNSAVLIGDQGEVIGTYSKCHLFETERLYFQPGNEFPVYETRLGKIGIMICFDAGFPEAARTLALAGAEIILCPAAWRIQDTRMWELNMPQRALENSCYVGAVNRFGQEDTLYMGGFSMACGPEGDIIEKLEREQEDILYCTLDGKRLADYRAEGGPYLPYRRPELYGEVSK, encoded by the coding sequence ATGATAGAGCAGAAAGTTTGGCTATGCCAGTTCACTAAGGAGGAAAACCAAGTGAAAGAACAAGTCAGGTTAGCGCTTATTCAGTTTGAAAGCAAGCTCGGCAGTCCAGCCGAAAATCGGAAAAGGGCTGAAGAGATGATCCGCACAGCGGCAAAAAAAGGGGCGGAGCTCATCTGCCTTCCGGAGCTGTTCAGTACGGGATATAATTTGGATATCATTGGCAGGGACATCGCTCAGCTGGCGGAGCCGCTCAGCGGCCCGACCATCATCAGGATGCAGGAACTGGCGCAGGAGCTCGGCATTTTTATTGTCGCGCCCATTGCGCTGCAGCTTACCGAAGGGAGACCCTTTAACAGTGCCGTTTTGATCGGCGATCAGGGCGAGGTCATCGGCACATACAGCAAATGCCATCTGTTTGAGACGGAGCGTTTGTATTTTCAGCCGGGAAACGAGTTTCCGGTCTATGAGACGCGCCTTGGGAAAATCGGCATCATGATCTGCTTCGACGCAGGATTTCCAGAGGCCGCCAGAACGCTGGCGCTTGCCGGCGCAGAGATCATTCTTTGCCCGGCGGCATGGCGTATTCAGGATACGCGCATGTGGGAGCTTAATATGCCGCAGAGAGCGCTGGAAAACAGCTGCTATGTGGGCGCGGTCAACCGCTTCGGACAGGAGGATACGCTGTACATGGGCGGCTTTTCCATGGCCTGCGGCCCAGAGGGCGATATCATAGAAAAGCTGGAAAGGGAGCAGGAAGATATTCTTTACTGCACGCTTGACGGAAAACGTCTGGCGGACTACCGTGCAGAGGGAGGACCCTATCTGCCTTACCGCCGTCCGGAGCTTTACGGAGAGGTCAGCAAATAG